A genomic region of Leptotrichia hofstadii contains the following coding sequences:
- a CDS encoding thiamine-binding protein, with amino-acid sequence MERKEINASIAIQVLPNVVGNEEIVRVVDEVIEFIKSKGLKMNVAPFETTIEGDFDELMEIVKECQVVAVKAGAEGVMSYVKINYKPKGDILKIDEKISKYNR; translated from the coding sequence ATGGAAAGAAAAGAAATTAATGCGAGTATTGCAATTCAGGTATTGCCAAATGTTGTGGGAAATGAGGAAATTGTAAGAGTTGTTGATGAAGTTATTGAATTTATTAAAAGCAAAGGGTTAAAAATGAATGTTGCTCCATTTGAAACGACGATAGAAGGGGATTTTGACGAGCTTATGGAAATTGTTAAGGAATGTCAGGTTGTCGCTGTGAAGGCGGGGGCTGAGGGCGTAATGTCATATGTAAAAATAAATTATAAACCGAAGGGAGACATTTTAAAGATTGATGAAAAAATTTCAAAATATAACAGATAA
- a CDS encoding ABC transporter permease has product MKKFQNITDKIAPSIIIAVLLMIWQILSMMNIIPKFMLPSPFEVVKAFVLDFPLLMEHTKITLLEAFLGLGLGIVLGFAVAVIMDRFEYAYKMIYPVLIISQTIPTVAIAPLLVLWLGYGILPKITLIVMTSFFPITIGLLDGFRSADKDMLNLLKTMGATPFQNFIHVKLPGSLGYFFAGLRISVSYSIIGAVVAEWLGGFSGLGVYMTRVRKSYSFDKMFAVIFLISAISLLLMYLVKKIQKWCIVWEK; this is encoded by the coding sequence ATGAAAAAATTTCAAAATATAACAGATAAAATTGCACCAAGTATTATTATTGCTGTATTATTGATGATTTGGCAAATTTTATCAATGATGAATATTATTCCAAAATTTATGCTGCCGTCGCCATTTGAAGTTGTAAAAGCGTTTGTTTTGGATTTTCCGCTGCTCATGGAACATACAAAAATTACTCTGCTTGAAGCATTTTTGGGACTTGGGCTGGGAATAGTCCTGGGATTTGCCGTGGCGGTTATTATGGACAGGTTTGAGTATGCATATAAAATGATTTATCCTGTTTTGATAATTAGTCAAACAATACCTACAGTTGCGATTGCACCGCTTTTGGTACTTTGGCTGGGATATGGAATATTGCCAAAGATTACGCTTATTGTTATGACTTCGTTTTTTCCAATAACTATTGGGCTTCTAGATGGATTTCGCTCGGCTGACAAGGATATGCTGAATTTGTTAAAAACAATGGGAGCAACGCCATTTCAGAACTTTATTCATGTCAAATTGCCAGGTTCATTAGGATATTTTTTTGCAGGGCTTAGAATTTCAGTTTCATATTCGATAATTGGAGCGGTTGTGGCTGAATGGCTCGGTGGATTTAGCGGACTTGGAGTTTATATGACAAGAGTCAGAAAATCGTATTCATTTGATAAGATGTTTGCTGTAATTTTTCTTATTTCCGCAATAAGCCTGCTACTTATGTATCTTGTAAAAAAAATACAGAAATGGTGTATAGTTTGGGAAAAGTAA
- a CDS encoding YiiG family protein codes for MNYKKIILIVFLSIFLFSCDDTFKEIGRKLSIKKVKNEEMEKYNGYIEIHNNLTNIENEISKYIDAAGEGKEINVQEMGTLESVPVIKIDNAVIQKLEKNINSKFKMEKLDNSSKKLLPILKELKTATDSMTNYYGKKEHLADGFAKGRQLHTNFLKIYKRYKESSDAFKTEVANKSMERMQKILETYKNEGSLIKYNLTILINSCEDFVDKMDNQKLSMTTFIKGDLGKLKKAQQNILVASANFQKAIANDKQLKKENYTKEKLEIFNKQLAEFEKSVTIFIKEIEKSKSMSKSEIEKKVYTEDMTGTPNDVIKKYNKLVNDYNNLMN; via the coding sequence ATGAATTATAAAAAAATAATATTAATAGTATTTCTTTCAATTTTTTTATTTTCCTGTGATGATACATTTAAGGAAATTGGAAGAAAATTGAGTATAAAAAAAGTAAAAAATGAAGAGATGGAGAAGTACAACGGTTATATTGAAATCCATAATAATTTAACAAATATTGAGAATGAAATTTCAAAATATATTGATGCGGCTGGAGAAGGCAAGGAAATAAATGTACAGGAAATGGGGACTCTGGAAAGCGTTCCTGTTATTAAAATCGACAATGCTGTTATCCAGAAACTTGAAAAAAATATAAATTCAAAATTTAAGATGGAAAAGCTGGATAACTCTTCCAAAAAATTATTGCCAATTTTAAAAGAATTAAAAACAGCAACGGATTCCATGACAAATTACTATGGAAAAAAAGAACATTTGGCAGATGGCTTTGCAAAAGGGCGGCAATTACATACAAATTTTTTAAAAATTTACAAAAGATATAAAGAAAGTTCAGATGCTTTCAAAACGGAAGTGGCAAATAAATCAATGGAAAGAATGCAGAAAATACTGGAAACATATAAAAATGAAGGCAGCCTAATAAAATACAATTTGACAATTTTGATAAACAGCTGTGAAGATTTTGTGGATAAAATGGATAATCAGAAACTTAGCATGACCACCTTTATAAAAGGTGATTTAGGGAAATTAAAAAAAGCACAGCAAAATATTTTAGTGGCTTCAGCTAACTTCCAGAAAGCAATTGCAAATGATAAACAGCTAAAAAAAGAAAATTATACAAAAGAAAAACTGGAAATATTTAATAAACAGCTTGCAGAATTTGAAAAATCGGTTACAATATTTATTAAGGAAATTGAGAAAAGCAAGTCGATGAGCAAGAGCGAGATTGAGAAGAAAGTTTATACGGAAGATATGACTGGGACCCCGAACGATGTGATTAAGAAGTATAATAAACTGGTAAATGATTATAATAATTTGATGAATTAA
- a CDS encoding EexN family lipoprotein produces MKKMKFLMAVMISAVIFTACGNKYSVDNLKKNDKLLKETAQKCKIKRNEKICINVDKVQAEKAQEWWNKTKPEITKKVDKIAKDLMAGNLMSSMEFVPEKLWEWEAKHASTTPQKAKETTLQILKEAVKQIKFEKVEYKVENAKYGQTSAGRNYAIIPTKSIVSAEGNQAEINQKSLVFEDGDKLYVVNIDEKNKAILKEMYSDLADVKAE; encoded by the coding sequence ATGAAAAAGATGAAATTTTTGATGGCTGTAATGATTTCGGCAGTAATTTTTACAGCATGCGGAAATAAATACAGCGTTGATAATCTTAAAAAAAATGACAAGCTGCTAAAAGAAACGGCTCAAAAATGTAAAATAAAAAGAAATGAAAAAATTTGTATAAATGTTGACAAGGTACAAGCTGAAAAGGCGCAGGAATGGTGGAACAAAACAAAACCTGAAATTACTAAAAAAGTTGATAAAATCGCAAAGGATCTGATGGCTGGAAATCTTATGTCAAGTATGGAATTTGTACCTGAAAAACTTTGGGAATGGGAAGCAAAACATGCTTCCACAACACCTCAGAAGGCTAAAGAAACAACATTGCAAATTTTAAAGGAAGCGGTAAAACAAATAAAATTTGAAAAAGTCGAATATAAAGTAGAAAATGCAAAATACGGACAGACAAGTGCTGGAAGAAATTATGCGATTATACCCACAAAAAGTATAGTTTCAGCTGAAGGCAACCAAGCTGAAATAAATCAGAAGTCTTTAGTATTTGAAGATGGAGATAAATTATACGTGGTAAATATTGATGAAAAGAACAAAGCAATCTTAAAGGAAATGTATTCTGACCTTGCAGACGTAAAAGCTGAATAA
- a CDS encoding histidine phosphatase family protein, protein MKKTLYLMRHGQTLFNLRKKIQGSCDSPLTDEGIRQAKVAGKYFQDNGIAFDTAYSSTQERACDTLEIVTDNKMKYERLKGLKEWNFGLFEGESEDLNPKHPNERTYGDFFVNFGGESNKDVEKRMHETLTQIMEKDGNNTVLAVSHGGACYTFFLKHAPDVPFTGLPNCAIFKYEYENGKFTFIELIKHDFTKEI, encoded by the coding sequence ATGAAAAAGACTTTGTATTTAATGCGGCATGGACAGACTTTATTCAATTTACGGAAAAAAATCCAAGGAAGCTGTGATTCTCCGCTGACTGATGAGGGAATTAGACAGGCTAAAGTGGCTGGAAAATATTTTCAGGATAATGGAATCGCTTTTGATACGGCTTACTCCTCAACTCAGGAAAGAGCTTGTGACACACTTGAAATTGTGACTGATAATAAAATGAAATATGAAAGATTGAAAGGATTAAAGGAATGGAATTTTGGATTGTTTGAAGGAGAAAGTGAGGATCTGAATCCAAAACATCCAAATGAAAGAACTTATGGTGATTTTTTTGTAAATTTTGGTGGAGAAAGTAACAAGGATGTTGAGAAAAGAATGCACGAAACTTTGACTCAGATTATGGAAAAGGATGGGAATAATACTGTTCTTGCTGTGAGCCACGGTGGCGCCTGCTACACTTTCTTTTTAAAGCATGCTCCAGATGTTCCATTTACAGGCCTTCCAAACTGTGCCATTTTCAAATATGAGTATGAAAATGGTAAATTTACATTTATTGAACTTATTAAACACGACTTTACAAAAGAAATATAA
- a CDS encoding glycosyltransferase family 2 protein, with the protein MDKEKVSIIVPMYNAEKFIGKTIESVLSQTYENWEMLIMNDVSTDNSLAVVNEFVKKDDRIMVVNTEKNMGVVKGRNHLIDLANGKYIAFLDADDYWHSQKLEKQIQFMKEKNAGISCTEYTRVKENGEKINEVVIKSEISYTDMLKNNYLGCLTVMYDVEKVGKRYFKELEKNEDYVLWLEIVKDVKTIFGLKENLAYYRVLDNSRSSNKAKTAKVRWEIYRKVEKLPFLKSVYYFLHYAVRAVLKSK; encoded by the coding sequence ATGGATAAAGAAAAAGTTTCAATAATTGTGCCAATGTACAATGCAGAAAAGTTTATTGGAAAAACGATAGAATCAGTACTTTCACAGACTTATGAAAATTGGGAAATGCTTATTATGAATGATGTTTCAACGGATAACAGTCTTGCAGTTGTAAATGAATTTGTAAAAAAAGATGATAGAATAATGGTTGTAAATACTGAAAAAAATATGGGTGTTGTAAAAGGGAGAAATCATTTGATTGATTTGGCAAATGGGAAATATATTGCATTTTTGGATGCTGATGACTACTGGCATAGCCAAAAATTGGAAAAGCAGATACAATTTATGAAAGAAAAAAATGCAGGCATAAGCTGTACAGAGTACACGAGAGTTAAGGAAAATGGCGAAAAAATCAATGAAGTTGTAATTAAATCAGAAATCTCCTATACTGATATGCTGAAAAATAACTATCTAGGCTGTCTTACAGTCATGTATGATGTGGAAAAAGTCGGGAAGCGGTATTTTAAGGAACTGGAGAAAAATGAGGATTATGTACTTTGGCTGGAGATTGTGAAAGATGTGAAAACGATTTTTGGACTCAAGGAAAATTTGGCTTATTATCGAGTGCTGGATAATTCCCGTTCGAGCAATAAGGCTAAAACGGCAAAAGTTCGTTGGGAAATTTATCGAAAAGTTGAGAAATTGCCGTTTTTAAAGTCAGTTTATTATTTTTTACATTATGCAGTCAGGGCTGTACTAAAAAGTAAATAA
- a CDS encoding EndoU domain-containing protein, which translates to MNKNKIIKILLLFVIILFGLGKLYLSRNNSMNAKENSSKEFVAQNKRNSKKNAIKQKNIENKNEKQTQNTSNQGDRKYQIDYDHVIGGDENSQGKVTGGHSLLRGDVRIVKKIGNPAKNGVYRASIEVKKKDGTWQAKTSNGGVNTMFPESWDEARIIDEINSAWENRKDVKGRDNNMWQGISKSGVVIRGYKSPRITAYPVYENR; encoded by the coding sequence ATGAATAAAAATAAAATCATAAAAATATTGCTGTTATTCGTTATTATATTGTTTGGACTAGGAAAACTGTATTTAAGCAGAAATAACAGTATGAATGCAAAGGAAAATTCTTCAAAGGAATTTGTTGCACAAAATAAGAGAAATAGCAAAAAGAATGCTATTAAACAGAAAAATATAGAAAATAAAAATGAAAAACAAACTCAAAATACTTCAAACCAAGGAGATAGAAAATATCAAATTGATTATGACCATGTGATTGGCGGAGATGAAAATTCGCAAGGTAAAGTTACTGGCGGACATTCTCTTTTGCGTGGAGATGTTAGAATTGTGAAAAAAATTGGTAATCCAGCTAAAAATGGAGTGTATCGAGCGAGCATTGAAGTTAAGAAAAAAGATGGAACTTGGCAGGCAAAAACTTCTAATGGTGGAGTAAATACGATGTTTCCAGAAAGCTGGGATGAAGCGAGAATTATTGACGAAATAAATTCAGCATGGGAAAACAGAAAAGATGTCAAAGGCAGAGATAATAACATGTGGCAAGGAATCAGCAAAAGCGGAGTTGTAATTCGTGGTTACAAAAGTCCTAGAATAACGGCTTATCCAGTTTATGAAAATCGTTAG
- a CDS encoding RNA 2'-phosphotransferase — translation MKKKLTRLGKFISLILRHKPEMIGIELDRNGWADVNELINGINRSGDVEDGKEERINFEILEEIVRNNSKKRYEFNKNLTKIRACQGHSIDVDLELKAVKPPKILYHGTADRFLEQIKKEGLKKKSRQFVHLSETEETAYSVGQRHGKPFIIKVLAERMYEDGKKFFISKNGVWLTDDIEVEYLEF, via the coding sequence GTGAAAAAGAAATTAACAAGATTAGGGAAATTCATAAGCTTGATTTTAAGGCATAAGCCTGAGATGATTGGAATTGAACTGGATAGGAATGGATGGGCTGATGTAAATGAGCTTATTAATGGAATAAATCGCTCTGGAGATGTTGAAGACGGAAAAGAGGAACGGATAAATTTTGAAATTTTGGAGGAGATTGTAAGGAATAACAGTAAAAAGAGATATGAATTTAATAAAAATTTGACGAAAATTAGGGCTTGTCAAGGACATAGCATAGATGTTGACTTAGAATTGAAAGCTGTCAAGCCTCCTAAAATTTTGTATCATGGGACAGCGGATAGATTTTTGGAGCAGATAAAAAAAGAGGGGTTAAAAAAGAAAAGCAGGCAATTTGTACATTTGTCAGAGACGGAAGAAACGGCATATTCTGTTGGTCAGCGCCACGGAAAACCATTTATAATAAAGGTTTTGGCAGAAAGAATGTATGAAGATGGGAAAAAATTTTTTATTTCAAAAAATGGCGTTTGGCTGACTGATGATATTGAAGTGGAATATTTGGAATTTTAA
- a CDS encoding EexN family lipoprotein: MRKIKFLLATMFAALFFTACGNKYSVENLKKNDKLLKETAVKCKEKNDEKICKNVDKAQSELAQENWKKVKPEIKAKFDKFTKDIMAGNYATVINEIPEKYLKYVAEKNSTSVEELKKMMTEILKIVQTELKIENVVYDVDAAKIGRTSAGRNYAIISSVTTVAADNQKVDRKQDSLVFEDENKWYIMNLDENTLKYAKKVYPDFEEIKVR; this comes from the coding sequence ATGAGAAAGATAAAATTTTTATTGGCAACAATGTTTGCGGCATTATTTTTTACAGCTTGCGGAAATAAATACAGCGTTGAAAATTTGAAAAAAAATGATAAATTACTAAAAGAAACGGCTGTAAAATGTAAAGAAAAAAATGATGAAAAAATTTGTAAAAATGTGGATAAGGCACAAAGTGAACTGGCACAGGAAAACTGGAAGAAAGTGAAGCCAGAAATTAAGGCAAAATTTGATAAATTTACAAAGGATATAATGGCAGGGAATTATGCAACAGTTATAAACGAAATTCCTGAAAAGTATTTAAAATACGTTGCAGAAAAAAATTCGACATCAGTAGAAGAACTAAAAAAAATGATGACAGAAATATTAAAGATTGTTCAAACTGAACTTAAAATTGAAAACGTTGTTTACGATGTAGATGCTGCTAAAATTGGAAGAACATCAGCAGGAAGGAATTATGCAATTATTTCCTCAGTAACCACAGTGGCAGCTGATAATCAAAAAGTGGATAGAAAGCAAGATTCATTGGTATTTGAAGACGAAAACAAGTGGTATATTATGAATTTAGATGAAAATACTTTAAAATATGCCAAAAAAGTATATCCTGATTTTGAAGAAATTAAAGTAAGATAA
- a CDS encoding ABC transporter ATP-binding protein: MKKDKKLEIKNISISFENKKVLENVSIDLYENELVCILGVSGAGKTTLFNIIAGLLKPDCGNVKMNGEDITGKSGKISYMLQKDLLLPHKKIIDNVALPLVIRGENKNKAREIAKPYFKDFGLEGTENLYSSKLSGGMKQRAALLRTYLFSSEVALLDEPFSALDAITKHKIHSWYLSIMNKIKMSTLFITHDIDEAILLSDRIYILAGSPGKIAAQINVDLKNSQSKGYNNEEIIMSEKFIEYKREILKYL; encoded by the coding sequence GTGAAGAAAGACAAAAAGCTTGAAATAAAAAATATTTCCATTTCTTTTGAAAATAAAAAAGTTTTGGAAAATGTTTCGATTGATTTGTATGAAAATGAGCTGGTTTGTATTCTAGGAGTGAGCGGTGCTGGGAAAACAACGTTATTTAACATTATTGCAGGACTTTTAAAGCCTGATTGCGGAAATGTGAAAATGAATGGAGAAGATATAACTGGAAAATCTGGAAAAATAAGTTACATGCTGCAAAAGGACTTGCTTTTACCTCATAAAAAAATTATTGACAATGTGGCGCTTCCACTTGTAATAAGAGGTGAAAATAAAAATAAGGCACGGGAAATTGCAAAGCCATATTTTAAAGATTTTGGATTGGAAGGCACGGAAAATTTGTATTCAAGCAAACTGTCAGGGGGAATGAAGCAAAGGGCGGCACTGCTTAGAACATATTTATTTTCCAGCGAAGTTGCTCTTCTTGACGAGCCTTTCAGTGCATTGGATGCCATTACAAAGCATAAAATTCATAGCTGGTATCTTAGCATAATGAACAAAATTAAAATGTCAACTCTGTTTATTACCCATGATATCGATGAGGCGATACTGCTTTCCGACAGAATTTATATTTTGGCAGGAAGTCCAGGTAAAATTGCTGCACAAATAAATGTTGACTTGAAAAATAGTCAGAGCAAGGGCTATAATAATGAAGAAATTATAATGTCTGAAAAATTTATTGAATACAAGCGTGAGATATTAAAATATTTGTAA
- a CDS encoding Gfo/Idh/MocA family protein, with protein sequence MKLGIIGSGMIVQEFLPSLVRLEGLEIVGIQGTKKSIGKVEEICVKYGIPKFTDDFNKLCEFGIDTVYIAVPNFLHFEYCKKALEKGLNVIVEKPMTTNYRQAKELSDLAKEKKLFLFEAITTLYFENYKKIKDWIEKIGDVKLVQSQYSQYSSRYDAFKRGEILPVFDPEKAGGALMDLGLYNLHYVLGLFGKPENVKYYANIERNIDTSGVLMIEYKNFNAMCVCAKDSEGERIGVIQGSKGKIVSEEAPGLVGKVTLKMYDGTTESFDDGFSKDRVVPEFKTFISAVNENDLEFCYKQLEKSLLVSEVQTKARIGAGIKFPQD encoded by the coding sequence ATGAAATTGGGAATTATTGGTTCAGGGATGATCGTTCAGGAATTTTTGCCTAGTCTTGTTCGGTTGGAAGGGCTGGAAATCGTGGGTATACAAGGGACAAAAAAGAGTATTGGAAAAGTTGAGGAAATTTGTGTAAAATATGGTATTCCAAAATTTACTGATGATTTTAATAAACTTTGTGAATTTGGGATTGACACTGTTTATATTGCTGTTCCGAATTTTTTACATTTTGAATATTGTAAAAAAGCATTGGAAAAAGGTCTGAATGTTATTGTTGAAAAGCCGATGACAACTAATTATAGACAAGCTAAAGAATTGTCAGATTTAGCAAAGGAAAAAAAATTGTTTTTATTTGAAGCAATAACGACACTTTATTTTGAAAATTATAAAAAAATAAAAGACTGGATTGAAAAAATTGGAGATGTGAAACTTGTTCAGAGCCAGTATAGTCAGTATTCCAGCAGATATGACGCTTTTAAGAGAGGAGAAATTTTACCTGTATTTGATCCCGAAAAAGCTGGAGGAGCATTGATGGACTTGGGGCTGTATAATTTACATTATGTTTTAGGACTTTTTGGAAAGCCTGAAAATGTGAAATATTATGCAAACATCGAGCGAAATATTGACACAAGCGGAGTTCTTATGATAGAATACAAAAATTTCAATGCTATGTGTGTATGTGCAAAAGATAGTGAAGGAGAAAGAATAGGAGTAATTCAAGGAAGTAAAGGAAAAATCGTAAGTGAAGAGGCTCCGGGACTTGTCGGAAAAGTTACATTAAAAATGTATGATGGAACAACAGAAAGCTTTGATGATGGATTTTCAAAAGATAGAGTTGTGCCTGAATTTAAAACATTCATTAGTGCAGTAAATGAAAATGACTTGGAATTTTGCTATAAACAGCTGGAAAAAAGCCTGCTGGTAAGCGAAGTGCAGACAAAGGCTAGAATTGGGGCGGGTATTAAGTTTCCGCAGGATTAA
- a CDS encoding magnesium transporter CorA family protein: MIKRIDTKSGKIISYVYNLKDEDYKILSERLEIDEEKIKNVIDEEIFTPRISKSDWEIYKLYYPAVKKSTKDKEFTSYEINPIVIFFKEDKIVILDDDYYNDFYEFVEEYAKLRDEVLEENRFFLNMLHKISQSLYKYVRILIGEHDKIETVLREQQSNEKLISLAEVEQGFYVYNIALRNLDYVVENLKEDEQFEQYEEYMTRILQEINFTLDLSSSYCEICKTTRETYSSYIGNNMNITMKFLAAVTILVTVPNMIFGFYGMNVKLPLQDMGFWALVIIFIIMMLLMLVLWRYMKKKVL; this comes from the coding sequence ATGATAAAAAGAATAGATACGAAAAGCGGTAAAATAATTTCTTATGTCTACAATCTGAAGGATGAAGATTATAAAATTTTATCAGAAAGATTGGAAATTGATGAAGAGAAGATAAAGAATGTTATTGACGAGGAAATTTTTACTCCAAGAATTTCAAAATCGGACTGGGAGATTTATAAACTGTATTATCCAGCTGTGAAAAAATCGACAAAAGATAAAGAATTTACATCGTATGAGATTAATCCGATTGTAATTTTTTTTAAAGAAGATAAAATTGTTATTCTAGATGATGATTATTACAATGATTTTTACGAATTTGTTGAGGAATATGCCAAGTTAAGAGATGAAGTTCTTGAAGAAAATCGTTTTTTTCTAAATATGCTCCATAAAATCTCTCAAAGCCTTTATAAATATGTGAGAATTTTGATTGGAGAGCATGACAAGATAGAAACTGTTTTGAGGGAGCAGCAAAGCAATGAAAAATTAATTTCTCTTGCGGAAGTAGAACAAGGATTTTATGTTTATAATATTGCATTGAGAAATTTGGATTATGTTGTTGAGAATTTGAAAGAAGATGAGCAGTTTGAACAATATGAAGAATATATGACAAGAATTTTACAGGAGATAAATTTTACGCTAGACTTATCATCTTCATACTGTGAAATCTGTAAAACTACAAGAGAAACATATTCATCGTATATTGGAAATAATATGAATATAACAATGAAGTTTTTAGCTGCAGTAACAATATTGGTTACAGTTCCAAATATGATTTTTGGATTTTATGGAATGAATGTGAAGTTACCGCTTCAAGATATGGGATTTTGGGCATTAGTAATAATTTTTATAATAATGATGTTGCTAATGCTAGTTTTGTGGAGATATATGAAAAAGAAAGTTTTATAG
- a CDS encoding ABC transporter substrate-binding protein — MKKILKILILCLILVLTVSCGKSKSNQKIKIVLDWVPNTNHTGLYVAKDLGYFNEAGLDVEIVQPPEGSTTALIGAGGAEFGISFQDTLAKSFARENPVPVTAVAAILQHNTSGIISLKEKGIDSPKKLEGKKYATWEDNIEQAILKKLVTDGKGDFSKVKLIPYTITDVVTGLKTDVDAVWVYYAWDGIATERAGLRTNFLKIRDYGEELDYYSPVIIANNDFLKKNPEIAKKVLKAIKKGYEYAMKNPEESAKILVKNSPELDINLVTASQKWISKEYQSDAKEWGIIDASRWNRFYEWLYKNKAVEREIPKDFGYSNEYLK; from the coding sequence ATGAAAAAAATTTTAAAAATTTTAATTTTATGTTTAATCTTGGTTTTGACTGTTTCATGTGGAAAATCTAAAAGTAATCAGAAAATAAAAATTGTACTGGACTGGGTACCAAATACTAATCATACAGGGCTTTATGTAGCAAAAGACTTGGGATATTTTAATGAGGCAGGACTGGATGTGGAAATTGTGCAGCCGCCTGAAGGGAGTACAACGGCACTTATTGGAGCTGGAGGAGCAGAATTTGGAATAAGTTTTCAGGATACATTGGCAAAATCGTTTGCAAGGGAGAATCCTGTACCAGTAACGGCTGTTGCGGCAATTCTTCAGCATAATACATCTGGGATTATTTCATTAAAGGAAAAAGGAATAGACTCGCCAAAAAAACTGGAAGGTAAAAAATATGCCACTTGGGAAGACAATATTGAGCAGGCTATCTTGAAAAAATTAGTAACAGATGGTAAAGGCGATTTTTCTAAAGTAAAATTAATTCCTTATACTATAACAGATGTTGTAACTGGCTTAAAGACTGATGTTGATGCTGTCTGGGTTTATTATGCGTGGGATGGAATTGCTACAGAAAGGGCAGGGCTTCGGACAAATTTTCTAAAAATCCGTGACTATGGAGAAGAACTTGACTATTACAGCCCTGTAATTATCGCAAATAATGACTTTCTGAAAAAAAATCCTGAAATTGCAAAAAAAGTTTTGAAGGCAATAAAAAAAGGGTATGAATATGCAATGAAAAATCCAGAGGAATCAGCGAAAATTTTGGTAAAAAATTCGCCAGAGCTTGACATAAACTTAGTAACAGCCAGCCAAAAATGGATTTCTAAAGAATACCAGTCTGATGCAAAAGAATGGGGAATAATTGATGCAAGCCGTTGGAACAGATTTTATGAGTGGCTTTACAAAAATAAGGCTGTAGAACGTGAAATACCAAAGGATTTTGGATATAGCAATGAGTATCTGAAATAG
- a CDS encoding GNAT family N-acetyltransferase: MEIRHVVNEGFFIFGENGDELAKLTYRKEGEKLYFESTVVSSELRGQGIAGKLFDAGVEYARENGYKIVPVCSYIVKKFESGEYDDLKA, encoded by the coding sequence ATGGAAATAAGACATGTAGTAAATGAAGGATTTTTTATATTTGGAGAAAATGGAGATGAACTTGCAAAATTGACTTATAGGAAAGAAGGGGAAAAATTGTATTTTGAATCAACTGTAGTTTCTTCCGAATTAAGAGGTCAAGGAATTGCAGGAAAATTGTTTGATGCTGGTGTGGAGTATGCAAGAGAAAATGGGTATAAAATTGTACCAGTCTGCAGTTATATTGTGAAAAAGTTTGAAAGCGGAGAATATGATGATTTAAAAGCATAA